In a single window of the Actinomycetota bacterium genome:
- the polA gene encoding DNA polymerase I, translated as MKLLLLDGNSLTYRAFFALPSDMATASGQVTNAVFGFTSMLVNLLKDHRPDGILVAFDRPEPTFRHEAVPEYKAQREAAPDILRQQMGLVREVLDALGIVAVELPGFEADDVIATLATRAEAEGHEVVIVTGDRDAYQLVHDPLVKVLYNRRGVSDYALYDEAGIAERTGVTPAQYPEYAALRGDPSDNLAGVPGVGEKTAAKLINTYGGIDGIFAHVGEQTPKLSAALAEHEARVRRNAEVMVLRRDAPVEAIDLGDRELLGVAPKPGDVKRLFEFLEFRTLADRLDEALAGTGVKRLELGNGGEVLEAEVRACPTPAESLAALAALPVRDLAPAWAGEPGRSELIGVAVVTDPSVGEVAWIPGSQLGDPAVLGALVERPLRAHQVKPLMCWLLARGADLTQLQLDTAIAAYLIDPAETRYALDDLLGRYTTFRRPDGEAAATGQLDFGGGPDDAQRAGRDALAVHHLAGALGAALERQGMAALYDEIENPLVRVLAKMEHAGIAVDREELSKLNERLSAEVQRLTAVLQDVVGRPFNVNSPTQLREILFDERGLSGQKKTKTGYSTDAASLVRLRDQWPELIDPLLQYREVEKLRGTYGEGLLAEVAADGRIHATFNQTVARTGRLSSDRPNLHNIPVRSEEGRQFRRAFVPAPGHVLLVADYNQIELRCIAHLAADPGLIAAFTGGEDIHRATAARVFGVEPSTVTVEQRSKAKMVSYGLAYGMEAHGLGQRLNIPTEEAAVILDAYFVAFPNVKAYMDHTVYEARERGYTETLFGRRRPIPELLSSNYRIRQAGERQAMNAGIQGLAADIFKVALVRIDAALENERRASRLVLQVHDEVLVEVPDAEREVVGPQVVELMRGAAELNVPLEVNVTWGTTWADAKL; from the coding sequence GTGAAGCTGCTGCTGCTCGACGGGAACTCGCTCACCTACCGGGCCTTCTTCGCGTTGCCGAGCGACATGGCGACGGCGAGCGGGCAGGTCACGAACGCCGTGTTCGGGTTCACCTCGATGCTCGTCAACCTGTTGAAGGACCATCGCCCGGACGGGATCCTCGTCGCGTTCGACCGCCCGGAGCCGACGTTCCGCCACGAGGCGGTCCCCGAGTACAAGGCGCAGCGCGAGGCGGCGCCCGACATCTTGCGCCAGCAGATGGGTCTCGTGCGTGAGGTGCTCGATGCGCTCGGCATCGTGGCGGTCGAGCTGCCCGGATTCGAGGCCGACGACGTCATCGCCACCCTCGCTACGCGAGCCGAGGCCGAGGGTCATGAGGTGGTCATCGTCACCGGCGATCGCGACGCATACCAGCTCGTCCACGACCCGCTGGTGAAGGTGCTCTACAACCGCAGGGGCGTGAGCGACTACGCGCTCTACGACGAAGCGGGCATCGCCGAGCGCACCGGGGTCACCCCGGCGCAGTACCCCGAATACGCAGCGCTCCGCGGCGACCCCTCGGACAACCTCGCCGGCGTCCCAGGGGTGGGGGAGAAGACCGCTGCCAAGCTGATCAACACGTACGGCGGCATCGACGGGATCTTCGCCCACGTCGGCGAGCAGACGCCCAAGCTGAGCGCGGCGCTGGCCGAGCACGAGGCCCGGGTTCGCCGCAACGCAGAGGTGATGGTGCTGCGCCGCGACGCGCCGGTCGAGGCGATCGACCTCGGCGACCGTGAGCTGCTCGGCGTGGCACCCAAGCCCGGCGATGTGAAGCGGCTGTTCGAGTTCCTCGAGTTCCGCACGCTCGCCGATCGCCTCGACGAGGCCCTCGCCGGCACCGGTGTCAAGCGCCTCGAGCTCGGTAATGGCGGCGAGGTGCTCGAGGCCGAGGTTCGTGCCTGCCCGACGCCGGCCGAGTCGCTCGCTGCGCTCGCCGCACTCCCCGTGCGTGACCTCGCCCCGGCTTGGGCGGGAGAGCCGGGGCGCAGCGAGCTGATCGGAGTGGCGGTGGTGACCGACCCTTCGGTGGGGGAGGTCGCCTGGATCCCGGGATCGCAACTCGGCGACCCCGCGGTGCTCGGCGCGCTCGTCGAGCGTCCGCTGCGGGCGCACCAGGTGAAGCCGCTGATGTGCTGGCTGCTCGCTCGCGGGGCCGATCTCACCCAACTGCAGCTCGACACCGCGATCGCCGCCTACCTGATCGATCCCGCCGAGACCCGCTACGCGCTCGACGACCTGCTCGGGCGCTACACGACGTTCCGCCGCCCCGACGGCGAGGCCGCGGCAACCGGCCAGCTCGACTTCGGAGGCGGTCCCGACGACGCGCAGCGCGCGGGCCGCGACGCACTGGCCGTGCACCACCTTGCCGGTGCGCTCGGCGCGGCGCTCGAGCGCCAAGGCATGGCGGCGCTCTACGACGAGATCGAGAACCCGCTGGTGCGGGTGCTCGCGAAGATGGAGCACGCCGGCATCGCTGTCGACCGCGAAGAGCTGAGCAAGCTGAACGAGCGGCTGTCGGCCGAGGTGCAGCGCCTCACCGCCGTGCTCCAAGACGTCGTCGGTCGGCCGTTCAACGTGAACTCGCCGACCCAGCTGCGCGAGATCCTCTTCGACGAGCGTGGGCTGAGCGGCCAGAAGAAGACGAAGACCGGGTACTCGACCGACGCCGCATCCCTCGTCAGGTTGCGCGACCAGTGGCCGGAGCTGATCGACCCGCTGCTGCAGTACCGCGAAGTCGAGAAGCTGCGCGGCACCTACGGCGAGGGTCTGCTCGCCGAGGTGGCCGCGGACGGCCGCATCCACGCCACCTTCAACCAGACCGTGGCGAGAACCGGGCGCCTGTCGAGCGACCGCCCGAACCTGCACAACATCCCCGTCCGCAGTGAGGAAGGCCGCCAGTTCCGCCGTGCTTTCGTGCCCGCGCCCGGCCACGTCCTGCTCGTCGCCGACTACAACCAGATCGAGCTGCGCTGCATCGCCCACCTCGCCGCCGACCCCGGCCTGATCGCGGCGTTCACCGGCGGCGAGGACATCCACCGCGCCACGGCTGCGCGGGTGTTCGGCGTCGAGCCGAGCACCGTGACCGTGGAGCAACGGTCGAAGGCGAAGATGGTCTCCTACGGGCTCGCCTACGGGATGGAGGCGCACGGTCTCGGGCAGCGGCTGAACATCCCGACCGAAGAGGCCGCGGTCATCCTCGACGCCTATTTCGTCGCATTCCCGAACGTGAAGGCGTACATGGACCACACGGTGTACGAGGCGCGCGAGCGCGGCTACACCGAGACCCTGTTCGGGAGGCGGCGTCCGATCCCGGAGCTGCTCAGCTCCAACTACCGCATCCGCCAGGCCGGCGAGCGCCAGGCGATGAACGCCGGGATCCAGGGCCTGGCCGCCGACATCTTCAAGGTGGCGCTGGTGCGGATCGACGCCGCGCTCGAGAACGAGCGGCGCGCGAGCCGGCTGGTGCTGCAGGTGCACGACGAGGTGCTCGTCGAGGTCCCCGACGCCGAGCGCGAAGTCGTCGGGCCCCAGGTGGTCGAGCTGATGCGCGGCGCGGCCGAGCTGAACGTGCCGCTCGAGGTGAACGTCACCTGGGGGACGACCTGGGCCGATGCCAAGCTCTGA
- a CDS encoding class I SAM-dependent methyltransferase, giving the protein MPSSDHWFEPVADHLGAAYLRYSFTKGTHQEVDHLVAALGLAPGQRVLDVGCGPGRHAHELARRGLSVHGVDISERFVELAREAAPAGATFERLDARRLVREDRLAGCFDAVICLCQGAFGLMTVPGEDELVLDGIARALRPSGVLALSAFNAYFAVRYHDAATFDAGRGLSHERTTVRNEAGAEREVDLWTGCYTPRELRLLLRARGLEVESISSVEPGAYGAAEPTTESPEFLVVARRAG; this is encoded by the coding sequence ATGCCAAGCTCTGACCACTGGTTCGAGCCCGTCGCCGACCACCTCGGCGCGGCCTACCTGCGGTACTCGTTCACGAAGGGGACCCACCAGGAGGTCGACCACCTGGTAGCCGCGCTCGGGCTGGCCCCGGGCCAGCGCGTGCTCGACGTCGGCTGCGGTCCTGGCCGCCACGCCCACGAGCTCGCGCGGCGCGGCTTGTCGGTGCACGGCGTCGACATCAGCGAGCGGTTCGTGGAGCTGGCTCGCGAAGCCGCGCCCGCGGGCGCCACCTTCGAGCGCCTCGACGCCAGGCGCCTCGTTCGGGAGGATCGCCTCGCCGGCTGCTTCGACGCGGTGATCTGTCTCTGCCAAGGGGCGTTCGGGCTGATGACCGTTCCCGGCGAAGACGAGCTCGTGCTCGACGGGATCGCGCGTGCGCTGCGCCCCTCCGGAGTGCTCGCGCTGAGCGCCTTCAACGCCTACTTCGCGGTGCGCTATCACGACGCGGCAACCTTCGACGCCGGTCGCGGGTTGAGCCACGAGCGCACCACCGTGCGCAACGAGGCCGGTGCCGAACGCGAGGTCGACCTCTGGACCGGCTGCTACACGCCGCGCGAGCTCCGTCTGCTGCTGCGGGCGCGGGGGCTGGAAGTGGAGTCGATCTCGTCCGTGGAACCCGGCGCCTACGGCGCTGCCGAGCCGACGACCGAGTCACCGGAGTTCCTCGTGGTCGCACGCCGCGCCGGGTGA
- the rpsA gene encoding 30S ribosomal protein S1, with product MGSFDEEGNYTPRQITENDLGVSFADAIDGTLVDVDDGQIVNGTVVKVDKDEVLLDIGYKSEGVIPARELSIRNDVNPHEIVSLGDQVEALVLTKEDKEGRLLLSKKRAQYERAWGTIEQVKEAEGVVEGPVIEVVKGGLIIDIGLRGFLPASLVELRRVRDLQPYVGKVLQAKIIELDKNRNNVVLSRRAYLEETQKEARDEFLTNLKPGETRTGVVSSVVSFGAFVDLGGMDGLIHVSELSWKHVDHPSSVVQVGDEVTVQVLDVDFDRERISLSLKATQQDPWQEFASTHEVGQLVYGRVTKLVPFGAFVQVGEGIEGLVHISEMSSHHVDAPETVVTPGEELWVKIIDLDLGRRRISLSIKQAAEGGELAAEYREHFEVDEHGNWTAGAEDAEREAAWAEYFRETGGEAPTDAGAEAPAAAETAVDVEVPAEAAPAVEVPAEAVVAAEVEVAADVEAPADAEAPADADA from the coding sequence ATGGGCTCCTTCGACGAGGAGGGCAACTACACCCCCCGCCAGATCACCGAGAACGATCTCGGCGTGTCCTTCGCAGACGCAATCGACGGCACGCTCGTCGACGTCGACGACGGCCAGATCGTCAACGGCACCGTCGTCAAAGTCGACAAGGACGAGGTGCTGCTCGACATCGGCTACAAGTCCGAAGGCGTCATCCCGGCGCGTGAGCTCAGCATCCGCAACGACGTCAACCCGCACGAGATCGTGTCCCTCGGCGACCAGGTCGAGGCGCTGGTGCTGACGAAGGAAGACAAAGAAGGCCGGCTGCTGCTGTCCAAGAAGCGCGCCCAGTACGAGCGCGCGTGGGGCACGATCGAGCAGGTCAAGGAGGCCGAGGGCGTCGTCGAAGGTCCGGTGATCGAGGTCGTCAAGGGCGGTCTCATCATCGACATCGGCCTGCGCGGCTTCCTGCCCGCGTCGCTCGTCGAGCTGCGCCGGGTGCGCGACCTGCAGCCCTACGTGGGCAAGGTGCTGCAAGCCAAGATCATCGAGCTCGACAAGAACCGCAACAACGTCGTGCTGTCGCGGCGCGCCTATCTGGAGGAGACCCAGAAGGAGGCCCGCGACGAGTTCCTGACCAACTTGAAGCCCGGCGAGACCCGCACCGGCGTGGTGTCGAGCGTGGTGTCCTTCGGTGCGTTCGTCGACCTCGGCGGCATGGACGGCCTGATCCACGTGTCGGAGCTGTCGTGGAAGCACGTCGACCACCCGAGCTCGGTGGTGCAGGTGGGCGACGAGGTGACCGTGCAGGTGCTCGACGTCGACTTCGACCGTGAGCGGATCAGCTTGTCGCTGAAGGCCACCCAGCAGGACCCGTGGCAGGAGTTCGCGTCCACGCACGAGGTGGGCCAGCTCGTCTACGGGCGGGTCACCAAGCTCGTCCCGTTCGGCGCGTTCGTGCAGGTCGGCGAGGGCATCGAGGGCCTGGTCCACATCTCCGAAATGAGCTCGCATCACGTCGACGCTCCGGAGACGGTGGTCACCCCCGGCGAGGAGCTGTGGGTGAAGATCATCGACCTCGACCTCGGCCGACGCCGGATCAGCCTGTCGATCAAGCAGGCGGCAGAAGGCGGCGAGCTCGCCGCCGAGTACCGCGAGCACTTCGAGGTCGACGAGCACGGCAACTGGACGGCCGGTGCCGAAGACGCAGAGCGCGAGGCGGCCTGGGCCGAGTACTTCCGCGAGACCGGCGGCGAGGCGCCCACCGATGCCGGCGCCGAGGCGCCCGCTGCGGCGGAGACCGCGGTCGACGTCGAGGTGCCCGCAGAAGCCGCCCCAGCCGTCGAGGTACCCGCCGAAGCCGTAGTGGCCGCAGAAGTAGAAGTGGCCGCCGACGTCGAGGCACCGGCCGACGCCGAGGCACCGGCCGACGCCGACGCCTGA
- a CDS encoding response regulator transcription factor, giving the protein MTLRLVLVDDHQMLREGLRRGLEAEGFEVVGEAGDGATGVKLALETHPDVVLMDVSMPESDGIEATRTLTQADARQRVVMLTMHIDRDVIDRAIKAGAVGYLTKDCSIHEVAEAVQLAANGDMALSPKLAAKMLEEVRRPTETGEGVVTQREEEVLQLIADGLSTPEIAGRLYISQKTVKNHLASIYAKLDARDRTQAVLTAVRMGIVKLV; this is encoded by the coding sequence ATGACGCTGAGGTTGGTGCTGGTGGACGACCACCAGATGTTGCGGGAAGGGCTGCGGCGCGGGCTGGAGGCCGAGGGCTTCGAAGTGGTCGGCGAGGCCGGCGACGGTGCCACCGGCGTGAAGCTGGCGCTGGAGACGCACCCCGACGTGGTGCTGATGGACGTCTCCATGCCCGAGTCCGACGGCATCGAGGCGACGCGCACCCTCACCCAGGCCGACGCCCGTCAACGCGTGGTGATGCTGACGATGCACATCGACCGCGACGTGATCGACCGGGCGATCAAGGCCGGCGCGGTCGGTTACCTCACCAAGGACTGCTCGATCCACGAGGTGGCCGAGGCCGTGCAGCTCGCCGCGAACGGCGACATGGCGCTGTCACCGAAGCTCGCGGCGAAGATGCTCGAAGAGGTCCGCCGGCCGACGGAGACCGGCGAAGGCGTGGTCACCCAGCGCGAGGAGGAAGTGCTCCAACTGATCGCCGACGGGCTGTCCACCCCCGAGATCGCCGGACGTCTGTACATCAGCCAGAAGACGGTGAAGAACCACCTGGCCTCGATCTACGCCAAGCTCGACGCGCGTGACCGCACGCAGGCGGTGTTGACCGCAGTGCGGATGGGGATCGTGAAGCTGGTCTGA
- a CDS encoding dephospho-CoA kinase, with protein sequence MRIVGLTGGIGSGKSTVAVLLAERGAVVIDADAIAREVQDPGSPVLAALAQRFGPEVLNADGSLDRGAMAEIAFKDPEALQALNKIVHPAIGAEMNRRVLEQVGTTNVVVLDIPLLTENPREGLQGKIVVDAPVELQVRRLVEQRGFDEADARARISRQATREQRLEGADVVIDNSGTLAELVPQVERAWKWLCSLPQLPDDYQPVAPQPR encoded by the coding sequence ATGAGGATCGTCGGGCTGACGGGAGGCATCGGGTCGGGCAAGTCGACGGTCGCGGTGCTGCTCGCCGAGCGGGGGGCGGTGGTGATCGACGCCGATGCGATCGCCCGTGAGGTGCAAGACCCCGGCTCGCCCGTGCTCGCCGCGCTTGCGCAGCGGTTCGGCCCCGAGGTGCTGAACGCAGACGGATCGCTCGACCGTGGAGCCATGGCCGAGATCGCGTTCAAGGATCCCGAGGCGTTGCAGGCGCTCAACAAGATCGTGCACCCCGCGATCGGCGCCGAGATGAACCGGCGGGTGCTCGAACAGGTGGGGACCACGAACGTGGTGGTGCTCGACATCCCGCTGCTCACCGAGAACCCGCGCGAGGGGCTGCAGGGCAAGATCGTCGTCGACGCCCCGGTCGAGCTCCAGGTGCGCCGCCTCGTCGAGCAGCGTGGGTTCGACGAAGCCGACGCCAGGGCCCGCATCTCTCGGCAGGCGACGCGTGAGCAGCGCCTGGAAGGCGCCGACGTGGTGATCGACAACTCGGGCACGCTGGCCGAGCTGGTGCCCCAGGTGGAGCGGGCGTGGAAGTGGCTGTGCTCGCTGCCCCAGCTGCCCGACGACTACCAGCCGGTCGCCCCGCAACCGCGCTGA
- the uvrB gene encoding excinuclease ABC subunit UvrB, whose product MATPSPFRVVSSFAPAGDQPAAIDQLAAGIERGDRFQTLLGITGSGKSATIAWTIERVQRPTLILAPNKSLAAQLAQEMREFFPDNRVEYFVSYYDYYQPEAYLPSSDTYIEKDSSINDEIDRLRHSATAALLTRRDTIVVASVSCIYGMGDPDEYRGQLLDLHVGVDYDMRSILRRLVDLQYDRNDMTLGRGKFRVRGDTIEIHPAYEETVLRVEMFGDTVERLVVLDPLTGETLRELRETMVFPATHYVAGDERMRRAVVGIEAELQERLAWFEDNSKLLEAQRLRMRTQYDLEMIQEVGYCNGIENYSMHIDGRSPGEPPFTLLDYFPDDFMMVIDESHVAVPQLHGQFAGDRSRKDVLVEHGFRLPSARDNRPLTFEEVLGRINQCVFLSATPSAYELSVSNQVVEQIVRPTGLVDPEVVIKPTKGQIDDLMDQVQARVLKGDRVLVTTLTKKMAEDLTEYLLEQGLRVRYLHSNVDTIQRIEIIRGLRLGEFDVLVGINLLREGLDLPEVSLVAILDADKEGFLRSETSLIQMIGRAARNVDGQVIMYADQVTASMQRAIGETNRRRGLQIAYNAENGINPQTIRKAVGDILSLLRPEGDGTAPLPGKDRRRQRERDKAAVQRELRTLPQQELARLIQTLEEEMHEAAAELRFEYAARLRDEVNDLRRELRDAG is encoded by the coding sequence GTGGCTACGCCGTCGCCCTTCCGTGTCGTGTCCTCCTTCGCCCCGGCAGGCGATCAGCCGGCGGCCATCGACCAGCTCGCCGCGGGCATCGAGCGCGGCGACCGCTTCCAGACGCTGCTCGGCATCACCGGCTCCGGTAAGAGCGCCACGATCGCCTGGACGATCGAGCGCGTGCAGCGACCGACGCTGATCCTCGCCCCCAACAAGAGCCTCGCCGCCCAGCTCGCCCAGGAGATGCGTGAGTTCTTCCCCGACAACCGGGTCGAGTACTTCGTCAGCTACTACGACTACTACCAGCCCGAGGCCTACCTGCCGTCGAGCGACACGTACATCGAGAAGGACTCCTCGATCAACGACGAGATCGACAGGTTACGCCACTCGGCCACGGCTGCGCTGCTCACCCGTCGCGACACCATCGTGGTCGCTTCGGTGTCGTGCATCTACGGCATGGGCGACCCCGACGAGTACCGGGGCCAGCTGCTCGACCTGCACGTAGGGGTCGACTACGACATGCGCTCGATCCTGCGCCGCCTGGTCGACCTGCAGTACGACCGCAACGACATGACGCTCGGGCGCGGCAAGTTCCGGGTGCGCGGCGACACGATCGAGATCCACCCCGCCTACGAAGAGACCGTGCTGCGGGTGGAGATGTTCGGCGACACCGTCGAGCGCCTCGTCGTGCTCGATCCGCTCACCGGCGAGACGCTGCGTGAGCTGCGCGAGACGATGGTCTTCCCGGCCACCCACTACGTGGCCGGAGACGAGCGCATGCGTCGGGCCGTGGTCGGCATCGAGGCCGAGCTGCAGGAACGGCTCGCCTGGTTCGAGGACAACTCGAAGCTCCTCGAAGCCCAGCGCCTGCGGATGCGCACCCAGTACGACCTGGAGATGATCCAAGAGGTCGGCTACTGCAACGGCATCGAGAACTACTCGATGCACATCGACGGCCGCTCGCCCGGCGAGCCGCCGTTCACCCTGCTCGACTACTTCCCCGACGACTTCATGATGGTGATCGACGAGAGCCACGTCGCCGTCCCCCAGCTCCACGGCCAGTTCGCCGGCGACCGCAGCCGCAAGGACGTGCTGGTCGAGCACGGCTTCCGCTTGCCGAGTGCACGTGACAACCGCCCGCTCACGTTCGAAGAGGTGCTCGGGCGGATCAACCAGTGCGTGTTCTTGTCGGCCACCCCGAGCGCATACGAGCTGTCGGTCTCCAACCAGGTGGTCGAACAGATCGTGCGCCCCACCGGGCTCGTCGACCCAGAGGTCGTCATCAAGCCGACCAAGGGCCAGATCGACGACCTGATGGATCAGGTCCAGGCCCGCGTGCTGAAGGGTGACCGCGTGCTCGTCACCACGTTGACGAAGAAGATGGCCGAGGACCTCACCGAGTACCTGCTCGAACAAGGGCTGCGGGTGCGCTACCTGCACTCCAACGTCGACACCATCCAGCGCATCGAGATCATCCGGGGGCTGCGCCTCGGCGAGTTCGACGTCCTCGTCGGCATCAACCTGTTGCGTGAGGGCCTCGATCTGCCCGAGGTGTCGCTCGTGGCCATCCTCGACGCCGACAAGGAAGGCTTCCTGCGCAGCGAGACCTCGCTCATCCAGATGATCGGGCGCGCCGCCCGCAACGTCGACGGGCAGGTGATCATGTACGCCGACCAGGTCACCGCGTCGATGCAGCGGGCGATCGGCGAGACCAACCGGCGCCGCGGGCTCCAGATCGCGTACAACGCCGAGAACGGCATCAATCCCCAGACCATCCGCAAGGCGGTGGGCGACATCTTGTCGCTGCTGCGACCCGAAGGCGACGGCACCGCGCCGTTGCCGGGCAAGGACCGCCGCCGCCAGCGCGAGCGCGACAAGGCCGCCGTGCAGCGTGAGCTGCGCACGCTGCCCCAGCAGGAGCTCGCGCGGCTGATCCAGACCCTCGAAGAGGAGATGCACGAAGCGGCCGCCGAGCTGCGCTTCGAGTACGCCGCGCGCCTGCGTGACGAGGTCAACGACCTGCGCCGGGAGCTGCGCGATGCGGGCTGA